One window of the Amycolatopsis mediterranei genome contains the following:
- a CDS encoding ABC transporter ATP-binding protein, whose translation MNPVIAVSGLRKTYGAGETAVHALRGVDLTVWPGEYVAIMGASGSGKSTLLNMLGCLDVPTSGQYLLDGFGVGKLNERQLSLLRNRKIGFIFQSFNLVPRTSALSNVELPLVYSGLRRSERRRRALAALEMVGLSDRAKHLPSELSGGQIQRVAVARALVTGPAMLLADEPTGNLDRRSTEDVLGVFDRLNRLGRTIVVITHEDEVAAHAHRVVRVDDGLIVSDEVTRAVGAVS comes from the coding sequence ATGAACCCGGTGATCGCGGTCTCCGGACTGCGCAAGACCTACGGGGCCGGGGAGACGGCGGTGCACGCGCTGCGCGGCGTCGACCTCACCGTGTGGCCCGGCGAGTACGTCGCGATCATGGGCGCGTCCGGCTCCGGCAAGTCGACGCTGCTGAACATGCTGGGCTGCCTGGACGTGCCGACGTCCGGCCAGTACCTGCTCGACGGCTTCGGTGTCGGCAAGCTGAACGAACGGCAGTTGTCGTTGCTGCGCAACCGGAAGATCGGGTTCATCTTCCAGTCGTTCAACCTGGTGCCCCGGACGTCGGCTTTGTCCAATGTGGAACTACCGCTTGTCTACAGTGGACTACGCCGGTCCGAGCGTCGCCGCCGTGCCCTCGCGGCGCTGGAGATGGTCGGGCTCTCCGACCGGGCCAAGCACCTCCCGAGCGAGCTCTCCGGCGGCCAGATCCAGCGCGTCGCGGTGGCGCGGGCGCTGGTCACCGGCCCGGCGATGCTGCTGGCCGACGAGCCGACCGGCAACCTCGACCGGCGCAGCACCGAGGACGTCCTCGGCGTGTTCGACCGGCTCAACCGGCTCGGCCGCACCATCGTCGTCATCACGCACGAGGACGAGGTCGCCGCACACGCGCACCGCGTGGTCCGGGTCGACGACGGCCTGATCGTGTCGGACGAGGTCACGCGCGCGGTGGGGGCGGTCTCGTGA